ATTTTATTTGGCGAGGAAAACGAAAAAGGTTTGGCCGAGGGATGTTTGGGGCGCGCGTGGTTACCGACGCCGCGGGCGCTCATGGCGCTTGCGCGCGCGGGGGCCACTCGATTGCCGGCGCCCGAATTCGAGGTTTTGCGGCGCGTCAATGATCGGCGATTTTCGCTCGAATTGGGGGCGGTTCTACCGGGGCAGCGTTGTGTGACGACACTCGAGGAAGTCGTCGAGGCATTGTCTTTGCCGTCGCCGCGGGGCAATTGGCTATTGAGAAGGCCACATGGATTTGCGGGACGAGGGCGACGTCGGGCGCGTCCGGATGAAGTATTGGGTGACGCGAAATCGTGGATCGAAGCGTCACTACGCTATTCTGGGGCGCTGGTCGTGGAGCCATGGGTCGAACGAGTGGCCGATTTTGGGCTTCATGGGCATGTATCGGCGGCGGGGGTGGTGGTTCTCGGGGAGCCGACGTGGCAGCAGATGACCGAAGATGGCGCGTGGATCGAGACGCGGCGCGTGCGTAGCGGTGAGCTGGGGCGGGACGAGGCGTATTCGCTTGTGATGGCGGCGAAGGCGGTGGCGGATGCATTGGTCAAGGCAGGGTACTTTGGTCCGTTTGGTATCGATGCATTTCGCTGGCGGGACGAGCACGGGAAGTTGCAATGGAATCCTCGGTGTGAAATCAATGCGCGATATTCGATGGGGTGGGCGATTGGAATGGGCAAAACGCGGCCCGACCTGGAAGAAGGTTAGTGCAACTGTTGGGCTCCGCGTCGAACTCCCGTCGCGGGACCACGCGGCGGGTTGAAACCCGCCGCTACACATTGAAAAGTCCTCGCGCTACCGCGCTCGGACTAGCGTCATCGTGAGAATTGGTGTCTGCTGCGAAATCGTCGGGGATTCTCGATGATGATCCCAACCCGCACAACGCCAGTCCCGAACGGAAGTGAGGGACTTTTTATCGTGTAGCGCGGGGTTTTAACCCCGCGCGGGCGTGCGGTGCGTTTACGTCCCGATTTTCTTGGGCTCGAACACCGCGTATGCATCGGCGCCGGCATCGAAGTGCACGACGTCGTAACCGGATTCGGCGGCGAGCATATCGATTTCTTCCCGCCCGAGCGCCGAAAAAAAGCCGATGTACGGGGAAAAGTGGTCGCCTTTTTCGGATGTGCCGGGTGCGCCAAGTGTCGTGAAAATCCGCTTGAATGCATTGCGCGCTCGGCCTCGGGTGAAATCGGCAGTATCTGGGCGAAAGAGAAAGCTTGCAAAAATGGGAGCTCGAGGGGCGAGTGTTCGCAAGGCGGAGAAAAGGGATACGCGTTCGGCATGCGGTAAAACGTGAGAAAGGCTGCCCCAGCCGAACATGATGGCATCGAAAGCGGGTTCGTCACGTACGAATGCAAGAGGTCCGGTGCCGCTGCGGGCGGCTTGGATGACATCCGCATACGATGCATCGACGAATTTCGATTGGGGTGCGATGGATCGTGCGGCATCGGCGAACGATGAACAGGGATCGAAAGCGACGACGTCGAACCCGCGCTGGACGAGCGTGACGAGCTCGCGGCCCGTGCCGGCAGCGCCGAGAAGAATGCGGGCTCCTGGCGCGAGGGGCCTGGCGCGAAGAGCATACTCCTCGGCAGGAAAAAGCCCCCGTTCCACATGCCCGCGTCCCGGCATGTAGGACGGTTCGCGGCTGTAAAGGGATGTGGTGATTGCAGTTCGTTCGCCGGGTGGAATCCACGCCAAGAACAATTCGTCACGCAAGCTATCCTGAAGGTTGACGGCACGTTGCACGACGCCATCGAGCCACAGGAAACTGCGAACCCAAGCGCGCAAGGATGGTTTTGACATCGCAGGCGACAGTATATTGCGCAGGTTTCGCAGGGTAAAGTTCCTTTCATTTTTTGTGCTGAACTGCGAGCTTCTCAAGCCTGCCGAGTTGTGGTAACTGTCCGCGCATGTCGAATGCGATGCAAACGAACAGCTTCCGGGCCGGGGTTTGTCCCGGGTGTTTGCGTTGCCTTGCAGCGTCCGTGCGGGTGGGCGAATGAGTGCGGACATGTGGCAGTGCTCGCTCGGCCCGGCATCGCACGTGGTCGGTCGCCGGCTCGACGAAACGTTTTTCATCGTGAATCTCGAAACCAATGCCGTATTCGAGCTGAATGGGACGGGGACCGAAATATGGCTTTGGATCGAGGAAAAGCATTCATTGGATGGATGCCTCGATCACCTGCGCGCGAAGTTCGACGTGGATGCGTCTGTGCTGAAGGAGCAAGTCGAATCGCTCGTGGCGCAACTTCTTCGCGAGGGACTGCTCGCATCGGAAAGACGCGTGCCATCGGTCGAGGTGGTCGGGCCAGCGCGTAATGTATCGAATTTACCTCCGGGTACGTGGGTATTGCGATGGGAGCCCGATGCAGGCAAACCTCGAATCGACGTGGGCGATGGGGAAGCGCCGGATGCGCTGGAAGTGTTTGAAACGCCTGCGGGCGATATCGTCCTCTTTGACGGATATCTCTTCGATATGCCCTCGGGCGGACGCTTGGCCGCGGCGCGGCACGTTGCCGACGCATATGCGGAACGAGCCGAAAACTTTTTGCATGCATTGCGAGGTGGGTTTTTTACGGCCGTATGGGACCGGAAAAACAACCGTCTGGTTGCCGGGCGCGACGGCATGGGTTTGCACCCGTGTTATTATTTTTGGAATGAACGGCTGCTTTTGATGTCGTCGTCCGTGGATGCCCTGCTCGCGCAACCCGAGGTGTCGAAGCAGCCACACGTGACACGAATTGCAGAATATCTTCTGGTTACATCCTTTTCGCACCATTTGCATGAAACGTTTTATAGGGATATACGCCGCGTGCCGCCTGCGCACATGCTCGAAGTGCGCGGGACGACGATGCGGGTCGTTCGTTACTGGAATCCATTGCCGCTTGGATTTTCGTGGGCCACCGAAGACGAGCTTGCGCAATTCGAGAGCACGTTGCGTCGCGCGGTCGAGCGATGCATATCAGTCGGAGCGCAAGCGCTCGCGATGAGCGGTGGTTTCGATTCGGTAGGTATTGCTGCCGTTGCCGCAGATTTACGCGGGCCCGATGTTCCGCCGTTATCAGCGCTGTCGGTGCGTTTTCCGGATACCGAGTGCAACGAAGAGGTGACCCAAGCCCGCGTCGCTCGAGTGCTCGGGATGCCGCAGCATTTTCGCACGGTGAATCCCGCGGCGCTCGACGAGGATTTCGTGGCATCGGCGCTCGCGCAATCCGCGGGAAATTCCGGTCCCGTTCTGGGATTGTGGCAGGGCCTTTATTCCACGCTGTTCGTCACGGCGCGAGACTTGGGACTGCGCCGCATCCTTTTCGGCACGGGCGGCGACGAAATGCTCGTGGTCGACACGCGATACGCTCATGACTTGTTTTTGCACGGAGATGTGCACGGGCTCGTCGAGTTCACTCGGGCCTGGCAGCGAACGTCGCCGTTTTCAGCTTTTCACGTCGCGCAATTCATTCTCTGGCAGGCGGCCTTGAAACCCATTCTCATAAGTGGAGCGCGACGGGTGGGAGGTGCATATGGTGCCAAAATTTACCACCTGGTGCGAAATCGATTACACCCTCTCTCGGTGCCGCTTCGAGAAGGAGTGGTGAAAGACATACAGGATCGCGCTCGAAAGTCGGTTTCTGTGGAACTTGGGCCGGGAGAAGGCCGATATGTGGAGGCGATGCGTGATTTGCCGCAAACGCCGTCTCTCAGCCTCGAGCTGGAGCAGGGGCGCGAGTGGGCGGGGCGATTTGGAGTACGTATCCTCTATCCTTTTTTCGATCGAGATTTCGTCGAGCTTGCATTACGCGTCCATCCGCGGCACCTTTATCAAGGTGGGCGCATGAAAGGCCCTTTGCGAGAACTGGTTACGAGGAAGCTGCCGTCGGTGATGATGCCCGTGCGCAAAGTCGACTTTACCGTTCTCGGACGCGATGTTTTGCGTCGATTCGGAAGAAACACGTGGAGTCGTCTGCGAGGGGCGACGAAGCTTTCGGAACTTGGTATCGTGGACCCGCGCGCGGCCGACGAGCTCATGGAGCAATTTTTTTCTGGTAGATCTGAACGTTGGGTGCCCGTGTGGCAACTGCTAAGCACGGAGGCATGGCTCGCCGCACGCTTTGCTCGATCGTGATGCAGCCTGAAAGTACGGTACATGAAAATCGAGGACACGATTCAGCAAGAACAATCTTCGATGGACGCTCCGCCTGGTCTCACGAAGACCGCTTGGGAACGCCCATTGCTCGTCCGAATGGGGCGCCTCGAAGACTTCGTGCAGGGTCTGGGCAAGGGGGGCTCCAAGTTCGACATGGACCCCGGCATGACGCGAAAAGGTAGCCTTGGATGATGTTCAGCAGCTCGCATGACCGTGCAGGTCCTGTCAGGCTGCTCAGCTAGCTTTCGTTCGAGACGCACGTGAACCTGGACCAGGTATCGAGCGTTGGTCTTGGCGTGCTTACGGCCCGTAGCAGAAGTGGGGCGCGACGCTCATGGCGTTTGCCCCATCCGATGTCCGCAAAGGACACACGAAATCCCCGATATTGCAAGACTATTTTTGCGGAGCCCGCAGGCACCGGCGCGGTGCCAAAGGTCGGCCCAAAGATTGATGTCGGCCACCCAAGCTCGCTGCTAGGATGCATGCCGTGCCTCTAGCTCAGGAAGCCAGCCTGCATCGACGCGCCGCCGAGCAGCTCGTGATCGATGTCGACCCAGCGCTCGACCCCGAAAGCTTCGCTGTCAAGCCCGATGCCATCCCGTGGACGACCGACGATGGCGATACGCACGCCATTTGCGAAATGGACAATGGTTTTCCGCGTGTCCTGCTCCCTCGTGTCGGGATCATTCGTGTCGTCGACGAAGCTGGACACGTGCGAGGTACGGTTTCGAGTGCGGCGAAAATTCCGCTGATGGAAGAGGTTTATCATCGTTTTGCCCTGCCGATGATTTTGCAGGCAGCCGGAGCAGAAATGCTTCACGCCAGCGGCGTGCTCGGTGCAGTCGGGGTCGTTGCATTCTGCGGTACATCAGGCACGGGAAAATCCACACTCGCGTATGCGCTCTCGCGAAGGCAGCACGAGCATTGGGCCGACGATTCGCTCGTCTTCTTGCCGCATCAAAATGCGTTCGAAGCATTACGTTTGCCATTTCGCCCGCGAGTGGAAATCGCCTCCAGCGAAAAGCTCGAATTCATTTCAGCAGCAGCATCGGCGCCTCTTTCAGCGATTGCCGTTCTCGAGCGACATACGGGTGGGAATGTAGAACCTGGCGAATTCCACGTCGAAGTGAAGCGGCTTTCTCCGTCCGATGCTTTTCGTGCCGTGTTGCCGCATATTTATTCGTTCATCTTGTCTGATCCCAAACGAAATGCGCTCATGATGTCGCGATATTTCGACATTGCGTCGCGGCTTGCCGTTTTCGATGTGCGGTTTACGCCGTGTCTCGATGCGCTGCCGAAACTTTGCGAAGTCGTCGAGCGAAATTGCTTATCCATTGGATGATTCGGCGTGGTGACCGCGGCCTCGATGTTTACCGGAGTGTCTCTTGTGGCTCGGGCGTTCGAGCTGCGGATTCGGCTTGCGAGGCGTATCCCTGCTGAAGCGCTGCCGCGGATTCTCGAGGATTTGACGCCGGCGCATATGCCATCCGAAAAGACGCCTTTGTCCGAGGTATGGCGTGTGCTCAGGTTGGTCGAGGCGTTATGCAGGCGCATGCGTGTCGTACCGGATACGTGCTTGTATCGAGCGCTTACGCGTTATGCATTGCTTCGTCGGTCCGGTCATGCTGCGACGTTCGTGATGGGGATGGATCCGCGAGCGCGTGAAGGTTTGACTGCGCATGCATGGGTGGAGCTCGATGGGGCGCCATACCAGGAAGCGCTGGACGCGCGGATGGTCGTCACGTACGTTTATCCCGGCGAGCGCGCAACACGATGAAGGAACGTTTTTCTCCAAGCCGCGACGTGCTTTTTACGCAGCTCGACGATGGCAGCGGCGTTTTACTGAATCTAGGTTCGGGACTTTATTACACGTTGAATCGGGCGGGCGTCGTCGTGTGGAAAGCGCTTGCCGAAGGCGAATGCGACATGTTGGAGCTTGGGCGGCGGCTTTGCGCCTCGTTCGAGGTCGACGCAGCCGAAGCCGAGCGCGAAGCGGCGCGACTCCTGGGCGAGCTGCGAAGAGACGGGCTGGTGCGAACCCTCTAGCTTTACATCGCCCGAATTTTTCGCAGGGCTGCGTTCATTCCGGCGAGCAGCGATTCGGGATTGTGCTCGTCGTAAAAGTGAACGTATTGCGGGCGCGGCGCGTGCACGTCGGCGAGCATTTTGCCGTCGGGCCCAAGGAAGAACGTGCGCGGCACGTACGCTCCGTCGGGCGAATGCGCGTTGCTGATGGCGGGAACATCGTCGGCATTCAGGCGAATCATGATGAACTCTTTCGCACGGGCAACGATGCGGGGATCCGAAAAGATCTTGCTATAATTGCGGCAATGGGGGCACCAGTTGGTAAAGAATACCAGACAAACCGGTTTGTTTTCGGTTTTGGCCCGTGAAATGCCAGCTTCGTACGATTGCCACGCGATCTGGGTGTCGTTCCAGTCTTCCGCTGCAGGTTTGGGGGCCGCTGGTTGTGGCGCTACGGTCGTGGCCACCGTCGGGGCGACCGTCGGTGTGGCCGCCACGTTCGGCGCTGCTTGCACCTCGGGCTCGGGCTTGGGCGCACTGTCATTGCACGACGCATAAAGCAATCCCACGAGCCCGAGGATCGCTCCGCCTGCGGCCGCGAGACTGGCCCACGAGCCTGCGGAGGGTTTGCGGCGCGATGCCTTGCCGCGTCGAGGCTTGCTTTGCGATGCGTGTTTCGTCACGACTTACGTGTAGCCCGCCGGCTGCGCGACGTCCACTCGCGTGCTTCGATTTGAATTGCTCGCTTCATCGTGTATCATCCGCCAATCCCCATGGAAAGCGAGACCGAGAGCGTCAGCGAGAGTGACACCCAAAACGCAGCGAGCGTCGATCGGGAGGTCGAGTTCAATCGCGGGCTCGAAGCCTACCGCGCGCATTGCCATTTCGATGCGCACGACATCTGGACAGTCGTTTATCAGGGTGAGCAAAACGAGACCACGCGCCGTTTTCTCCAGGCACTCATTCAAGTCACCAACGCGATGCACAAGGTCCGCCACAACGGCGAGCTGCGTGGCGCCCTCCACTTGCTCGAACGCGCCTTGCTCAAGCTCGACGAGCTCCCCGACGTCTACGGCGGCATCGACCTGGCCACGTTCCGCGATGCAACACGCGCCTGCTTGGCCGAAGTCGCCCGCTTGCTCTCCATCAAAAGCGTCGACCTTGCCGTTTCATTCATTCCCCCGCTGAACCTCGTCGAGCCCGGTCCCACGCTCGAACGTCGCACCGCCGTGCCGCAAGGGGCCGACCCCGGTAAACTCTTGGCCGAGGGCCTCGAAGCTTATCGCAATGGGCGGTACTTCGACGCTCACGAGCTTTGGGAAGAAAGCCGGCGCCCACGCCCGGAAGGCATCGTCCGCAATACCCTCACCGGCTTGATTCTCATTGCTACGGCGATGCACAAACTCTACCGCGCGAAAAGCCCATCCAGCGCCACGCAACTGCTCGAGCTCGCGCTCGACAAGCTACGCGAAACCCCCGAAGGCACGCTTGGCCTTTCCGTCGCAGACCTCGTGGGCAATCTCGAACGCATTCACGCCGAGCTCGAACAGGTCGCATCGCAAAGCCCCGCGCAAATCGACGTTCAGATCGACCCCGGCTTCGTCGCGCAAATCCACATCGCGTCCTGACGCCGATCGTTTGTCTGGACGATTAACGGTACCGGCCGCGACCGTTGCCAGCTCCGCCCCGACTGCCAGACTTCTTCGCTCGAGCGCCAGCAGCTCCCCGCGCCGCGCCTTTCGTCGCCCGGGCAGGCTCGGCCGATCCTGATGCCCCACCGCCGTCCCCCTCGAGCTCGCCCTTGAGCGTTCGAATTTGGTCGCGTAGCCGCGCCGCCTTCTCGAACTCCAGGTTTTCCGCAGCCAGAAACATCTCCTGACGCAGCGCTTCGATCCGCTCGGCAATGTCGGCCGTCGCCATCGCTGAGCTGCCCTTGTCCGCCGATGCGCCCGCGTTCTTGGGCACCGCGTAATAGTCCCGCGATCCCGACGTCGGCGACAAATCGAAGATCGCCTTCGTCACCGTCGCCGGCGTAATACCGTGCGCTTCGTTGTACGCCTTCTGCAACGCACGACGCCGGTTTGTCTCTTGGATCGCTCGCCGCATCGAGTCCGTCTCGCGATCCGCATACATGATCACCTCGCCACGCACGTTACGAGCAGCACGACCAATCGTTTGGATGAGCGATCGCGTACTGCGAAGGAAGCCTTCCTTGTCCGCATCGAGGATCGCCACGAGCGACACCTCGGGCAGGTCGAGCCCCTCGCGCAACAGGTTGATCCCGACGAGCACGTCGAACTCACCGCGTCGCAAATCCCTAAGGATTTCAATACGTTCGAGCGTCTCCACGTCCGAGTGCAGATAACGCACTCGAACCCCGAGCTCCGTGTAGTACTCGGTCAAGTCCTCGGCCATCCGCTTGGTCAACGTCGTGACGAGGATCCGTTCGTTGCTCGACACACGTGCGCGGATGCGTTCGAGCAAGTCGTCGACTTGGCCGGCGACGGGCCGCACGTCGATGGCCGGATCGTTCAAGCCCGTGGGACGAATGATCTGTTCGACGACCACGCCGCCCGTCTTCTCGATCTCGTAATCCCCCGGCGTGGCGCTGACGAAGAGCACCTTGTTGTAGTGCTCCTCGAACTCCTCGAACTTGAGCGGCCTGTTGTCGAGCGCGCTTGGAAGCCGAAATCCGTACTCGACCAACGTTTCCTTGCGAGCGCGATCGCCGCGGTACATCGCCGAGACCTGCGGAATCGTCTGGTGGGATTCGTCGATGATGAGCAGGAAGTCTTTGGGAAAGTAGTCGATCAGCGTGGGCGGCGGCTCGCCTGTTTTGCGCCCCGACAAGTGCCGCGAGTAGTTCTCGATGCCGTTGCAGAACCCCATCTGCTCGAGCATTTCCAGGTCGTACATCGTGCGCTGTTCGATGCGTTGTTTCTCGAGGAACCGTCCTGCTTTGTCGTAGTAGTCGAGCCTGTCGCGCAGCTCTTCGCGGATGGCCGCGATGGCCTGCCGAAGCTGCTGCTGCTCGGTCACGTAGTGCGAACCCGGATAAATCGCGACGCGGTCGATCTCGCGGATGACCTTTCCCCGAACCGGATCGACCTCTTTGATCGCCTCGATCTCGTCGCCGAAAAACTCTACGCGTATCGCGACACTTTCTTCGTACGCCGGGAAGATCTCGACGATGTCGCCTCGGACGCGGAACGTGCCGCGGTGAAAGTCGATATCGTTGCGGTCGTATTGGATGTCGACGAGGCGCCTGAGCAATTCGTCGCGCCGCAATTCCAAGCCGCGCTCCATCTTGATGAGCAGCCCGTGGTAGCTCTCGGCGGAACCAATGCCGTAAATGCAGCTCACCGAAGCGACGATGAGCACGTCCGGGCGCGACAAGAGCGCGTGGGTGGCCGCATGCCGCATGCGATCGATCGCGTCGTTGATGATCGCGTCTTTCTCGATGAACGTATCGCTCGAAGGGACGTACG
This window of the Polyangiaceae bacterium genome carries:
- a CDS encoding PqqD family peptide modification chaperone, coding for MSADMWQCSLGPASHVVGRRLDETFFIVNLETNAVFELNGTGTEIWLWIEEKHSLDGCLDHLRAKFDVDASVLKEQVESLVAQLLREGLLASERRVPSVEVVGPARNVSNLPPGTWVLRWEPDAGKPRIDVGDGEAPDALEVFETPAGDIVLFDGYLFDMPSGGRLAAARHVADAYAERAENFLHALRGGFFTAVWDRKNNRLVAGRDGMGLHPCYYFWNERLLLMSSSVDALLAQPEVSKQPHVTRIAEYLLVTSFSHHLHETFYRDIRRVPPAHMLEVRGTTMRVVRYWNPLPLGFSWATEDELAQFESTLRRAVERCISVGAQALAMSGGFDSVGIAAVAADLRGPDVPPLSALSVRFPDTECNEEVTQARVARVLGMPQHFRTVNPAALDEDFVASALAQSAGNSGPVLGLWQGLYSTLFVTARDLGLRRILFGTGGDEMLVVDTRYAHDLFLHGDVHGLVEFTRAWQRTSPFSAFHVAQFILWQAALKPILISGARRVGGAYGAKIYHLVRNRLHPLSVPLREGVVKDIQDRARKSVSVELGPGEGRYVEAMRDLPQTPSLSLELEQGREWAGRFGVRILYPFFDRDFVELALRVHPRHLYQGGRMKGPLRELVTRKLPSVMMPVRKVDFTVLGRDVLRRFGRNTWSRLRGATKLSELGIVDPRAADELMEQFFSGRSERWVPVWQLLSTEAWLAARFARS
- a CDS encoding lasso peptide biosynthesis B2 protein, whose translation is MFTGVSLVARAFELRIRLARRIPAEALPRILEDLTPAHMPSEKTPLSEVWRVLRLVEALCRRMRVVPDTCLYRALTRYALLRRSGHAATFVMGMDPRAREGLTAHAWVELDGAPYQEALDARMVVTYVYPGERATR
- a CDS encoding PqqD family protein, which gives rise to MKERFSPSRDVLFTQLDDGSGVLLNLGSGLYYTLNRAGVVVWKALAEGECDMLELGRRLCASFEVDAAEAEREAARLLGELRRDGLVRTL
- a CDS encoding thioredoxin family protein, which translates into the protein MTKHASQSKPRRGKASRRKPSAGSWASLAAAGGAILGLVGLLYASCNDSAPKPEPEVQAAPNVAATPTVAPTVATTVAPQPAAPKPAAEDWNDTQIAWQSYEAGISRAKTENKPVCLVFFTNWCPHCRNYSKIFSDPRIVARAKEFIMIRLNADDVPAISNAHSPDGAYVPRTFFLGPDGKMLADVHAPRPQYVHFYDEHNPESLLAGMNAALRKIRAM
- a CDS encoding DUF309 domain-containing protein — translated: MESETESVSESDTQNAASVDREVEFNRGLEAYRAHCHFDAHDIWTVVYQGEQNETTRRFLQALIQVTNAMHKVRHNGELRGALHLLERALLKLDELPDVYGGIDLATFRDATRACLAEVARLLSIKSVDLAVSFIPPLNLVEPGPTLERRTAVPQGADPGKLLAEGLEAYRNGRYFDAHELWEESRRPRPEGIVRNTLTGLILIATAMHKLYRAKSPSSATQLLELALDKLRETPEGTLGLSVADLVGNLERIHAELEQVASQSPAQIDVQIDPGFVAQIHIAS
- the uvrB gene encoding excinuclease ABC subunit UvrB, encoding MSKRFELVSGFQPRGDQPRAIEEICSTFNGPDKFQCLLGVTGSGKTFTAAKVIERMQKPTLVMAPNKTLAAQLYGELRDLFPNNAVHYFVSYYDYYQPEAYVPSSDTFIEKDAIINDAIDRMRHAATHALLSRPDVLIVASVSCIYGIGSAESYHGLLIKMERGLELRRDELLRRLVDIQYDRNDIDFHRGTFRVRGDIVEIFPAYEESVAIRVEFFGDEIEAIKEVDPVRGKVIREIDRVAIYPGSHYVTEQQQLRQAIAAIREELRDRLDYYDKAGRFLEKQRIEQRTMYDLEMLEQMGFCNGIENYSRHLSGRKTGEPPPTLIDYFPKDFLLIIDESHQTIPQVSAMYRGDRARKETLVEYGFRLPSALDNRPLKFEEFEEHYNKVLFVSATPGDYEIEKTGGVVVEQIIRPTGLNDPAIDVRPVAGQVDDLLERIRARVSSNERILVTTLTKRMAEDLTEYYTELGVRVRYLHSDVETLERIEILRDLRRGEFDVLVGINLLREGLDLPEVSLVAILDADKEGFLRSTRSLIQTIGRAARNVRGEVIMYADRETDSMRRAIQETNRRRALQKAYNEAHGITPATVTKAIFDLSPTSGSRDYYAVPKNAGASADKGSSAMATADIAERIEALRQEMFLAAENLEFEKAARLRDQIRTLKGELEGDGGGASGSAEPARATKGAARGAAGARAKKSGSRGGAGNGRGRYR